Within Actinomycetes bacterium, the genomic segment GACCCTAGTTGGGTGCCGGCGGCGATCGGGGGAGGTTCACGCCGGGCACGCTGGGCAGGTTGGCCGCGATCGCCCGCTCCCGGCGCATCAGGGCCTGCTCGGCACGCAGCCGGGCGCCGACGTCCGGGGCGGCCAGCAGGCGCTGCTGGTCGGCGATCCCGATGAGCAGGGACGCCGCGACGACGTAGGCCAGCCGCCCCGGGTCGGCCGGCAGCTCGATGGCCGCGTCCACCCCGAGCAGCTCGGCCCGGTACTGCAGGAACAGCCGGGTGACGGCGTCCGCGAGGGCCGGCGGGCACTCGCCCAGGGGCTCGGGCAGCGGTTCGACCCGCGCGGTCGGGTACGGCGCGGTGGAGGGGTCCAGTGACAGCAGCCGGAACCGTCGCGCGCCGCTGGTGACCGCCCGGATGCTGCCGTCCTCGGTCGGCTCCACCAGCCGCAGCCGCGCCGTGCAGCCGACCTCGTACAGGCTGCGGACGCCGTCGGCCCCGACTTCGCGGCCCTCCCGGATGGCCAGCACGCCGAACACCTGCTCCGCTTCGGGCCGGTCGAGCAGGTCCGCGAGCAGCTGCCGGTACCGCTCCTCGAAGATCCGAAGCGGCAGCACCACCCCGGGGAACAGCACCGTCCCCAGCGGGAACAGCGGGATCCGCTCGGCCATCGGCCCACCATAGGCCGGGGGCGCCAGGGCCGCCTTCGTAGACTGGGTGGATGATCTCCCGCCTCGACCTGCGCGGCTCCACCGTGGACCCACGGGACGTGCTGCCCCGCGCCCTGTTCGATGTGGCGGCCGCGGTGGAGTCGGTGCGCCCCATCTGTGCCGACGTCCGGGCCCGCGGCGACGACGCCGTGCGGGAGTGGACCGCGCGCTTCGACCGGGTCCAGCTGGACGAGCTGCGGGTGCCCGTGGCGGTCCTGGAGAAGGCCCTGGCCGACCTCGACCCCGCCGTGCGGGCCGCCCTCGAGGAGGCGATCCGGCGGGCCCGGCTGGTGCACGCGGCCCAACTGCGGGGCGCCGTCACGGTCGACGTGGCGCCGGGCGCGCGGGTCACCGAGCGCTGGGTCCCGGTCCGCCGGGTGGGTCTCTACGTGCCGGGCGGCCTGGTCGCCTACCCCAGCAGCGTGGTCATGAACGTCGTCCCGGCCCAGGTGGCCGGCGTCGAGTCGCTCGCGGTGGCCTCGCCGCCGCACCCCGAGTACGGCCGGCTGCCGCACCCGGCGATCCTCGCGGCCTGCGCGCTGCTCGGGGTCGACGAGGTGTACGCCGTCGGCGGGGCGCAGGCGGTCGCGATGTTCGCCTACGGCACGGCCAGCTGCCCCCGGGTGGACCTGGTGACCGGCCCTGGCAACGTCTACGTGGCAGCCGCCAAGCGGCTGCTCAAGGGTGTCGTCGGGATCGACGCGGAGGCCGGGCCCACCGAGATCGGCATCCTGGCCGACGACTCGGCCGACCCGGCCGCCGTGGCCGCCGACCTGGTGGCGCAGGCCGAGCACGACCCGCAGGCCTCCTGCCTGCTGGTCACCGACAGCGAGCAGCTGCTGGACGCCGTCGATGCCGAGCTGGCCAAGCAGGTCCCGGCCACCCGGCACGAGGAGCGGGTGCGCACGGCGCTGGCCAACCAGAGCGCGATGGCCCTGGTCGACGACCTCGACCAGGGGCTGCGGGTGGTCGACGAGTGGGCCGCGGAGCACCTGGAGGTCATCACGAGGGACGCCGCGCAGCGGGCCGCCCGGGTGCGCAACGCCGGCGCGGTGTTCGTGGGTCCGTACGCCCCGGTGAGCCTGGGCGACTACCTGGCCGGCTCCAACCACGTGCTGCCCACGGGCGGCACGGCCCGGCACTCCGGCGGGCTGTCGGTCGGGTCGTTCCTGCGCGGCATCCACGTGGTGGAGTACGACCGGGCCGCGCTGGCCGCGGTGGCCGGGCACATCGACGCGCTCGGCCGGGCCGAGGACCTCGCGGCGCACGTGGACGCCGTGCGCATCCGCGTGCCCAGGGACGCCTGATGGCCGGCCTCGACGACCTCCCGCTGCGCGACGACCTGCGGGGGCGGACCCCCTACGGCGCGCCGCAGCTGGACGTCCCGGTGCGGCTGAACGTCAACGAGAACCCGTACCCGCCGTCGGCCGCCCTGGTGACCGACATCGCCGCGGCGGTCGCGGCGGTGGCCGGCGGGCTCAACCGCTACCCCGACCGGGAGGCGACCGGGCTGCGGCGGGCGCTCGG encodes:
- a CDS encoding LON peptidase substrate-binding domain-containing protein; protein product: MAERIPLFPLGTVLFPGVVLPLRIFEERYRQLLADLLDRPEAEQVFGVLAIREGREVGADGVRSLYEVGCTARLRLVEPTEDGSIRAVTSGARRFRLLSLDPSTAPYPTARVEPLPEPLGECPPALADAVTRLFLQYRAELLGVDAAIELPADPGRLAYVVAASLLIGIADQQRLLAAPDVGARLRAEQALMRRERAIAANLPSVPGVNLPRSPPAPN
- the hisD gene encoding histidinol dehydrogenase — protein: MISRLDLRGSTVDPRDVLPRALFDVAAAVESVRPICADVRARGDDAVREWTARFDRVQLDELRVPVAVLEKALADLDPAVRAALEEAIRRARLVHAAQLRGAVTVDVAPGARVTERWVPVRRVGLYVPGGLVAYPSSVVMNVVPAQVAGVESLAVASPPHPEYGRLPHPAILAACALLGVDEVYAVGGAQAVAMFAYGTASCPRVDLVTGPGNVYVAAAKRLLKGVVGIDAEAGPTEIGILADDSADPAAVAADLVAQAEHDPQASCLLVTDSEQLLDAVDAELAKQVPATRHEERVRTALANQSAMALVDDLDQGLRVVDEWAAEHLEVITRDAAQRAARVRNAGAVFVGPYAPVSLGDYLAGSNHVLPTGGTARHSGGLSVGSFLRGIHVVEYDRAALAAVAGHIDALGRAEDLAAHVDAVRIRVPRDA